One Diospyros lotus cultivar Yz01 chromosome 1, ASM1463336v1, whole genome shotgun sequence genomic window carries:
- the LOC127799306 gene encoding uncharacterized protein LOC127799306 — protein MFKKFSSEDVSAQNQVKASVQRKIRQSIAEEYPGLEPVLDDLLPKKSPLIVAKCQNHLNLVLVNNVPLFFNVRDGPYMPTLRLLHQYPDIMKKLQVDRGAIKFVLSGANIMCPGLTSPGGALDDDVGAETPVAIMAEGKQHALAIGFTKMSAKDIRSINKGIGVDTMHYLNDGLWKMERLG, from the exons atgttcaagaa GTTCTCATCTGAAGATGTATCTGCCCAAAATCAAGTCAAAGCATCCGTGCAACGCAAAATTCGTCAAAGTATTGCAGAGGAG TACCCAGGGCTTGAACCAGTGCTAGATGACTTGCTTCCAAAGAAGTCCCCTCTTATTGTTGCTAAATG TCAAAACCATCTGAATCTGGTACTGGTTAACAATGTGCCTTTGTTTTTCAATGTCCGTGATGGACCTTATATGCCTACATTACGACTTCTTCATCAAT ATCCCGATATAATGAAAAAACTACAAGTAGACAGGGGCGCAATCAAATTTGTCCTCTCCGGAGCCAACATAATGTGTCCTGGACTTACTTCTCCTGGGGGTGCCTTGGATGATGATGTGGGTGCAGAAACTCCAGTG GCCATAATGGCAGAAGGGAAGCAGCATGCTCTTGCTATTGGCTTTACTAAAATGTCAGCAAAAGATAT AAGGTCCATCAACAAGGGGATCGGTGTGGATACCATGCATTATCTGAATGATGGTCTTTGGAAG ATGGAACGCCTAGGTTGA